In Deinococcus detaillensis, a single window of DNA contains:
- a CDS encoding tetratricopeptide repeat-containing diguanylate cyclase: MPIPSLDLSPLSPDQIRAMLGAAWACRVSDPHESVRLSRLVLEQPLEDAELARASFCLGFGLAKQGEFRAAEPELCRALHLCGELGNQELRRDSLKWLGVAQNEQGRPVEALATFIQVRHLSAALGDTQGEITALSNIAAAYSTMGDHPNAMEHHLLALGLSRQEELPLIERIALSNLSAAYNEMERYDDALEAAAACLKVQVEDDPELDAMACQNAGDAHFGLKQFAQARAMYLKARVFFERTGNQVATAGIAVSLGRVGQRQGAGNEARQLFERSLELQQKTGDRRGQTETLLHLAELLGTSNQPEDALSALHRARTLAQQGQLRNELCKVDLALSALYRQTGQYREAFNHLEGHLQLNGELFSAASDQRLQSLRVQFGLEQAERERQAAQRLNAELSELNAKLEETNHDLRAAQAQSAELMARLEQHANEDALTGLPNRRAFDLALARLSPGQQVSIVLCDIDHFKAVNDRFSHLVGDEVLRQVAGLLRGQLRRGDLLARYGGEEFVLVMTDTGRAATLDIGEDLRRTIQNHDWSTVRPELSLTVSLGAAVARLDSTTSVQDVMRAADAALYAAKNAGRNRVAIRLA, from the coding sequence ATGCCGATTCCCAGCCTTGATCTCTCTCCCCTTTCCCCAGATCAGATCCGGGCAATGTTGGGTGCGGCTTGGGCCTGCCGAGTCAGCGACCCACACGAGTCCGTGCGCCTGTCCCGTCTGGTGCTGGAGCAGCCGCTGGAGGACGCCGAACTGGCCCGCGCCTCGTTTTGCTTGGGCTTCGGACTGGCCAAGCAAGGAGAATTCCGAGCGGCAGAACCAGAGCTGTGCCGGGCGCTGCACCTCTGCGGCGAACTAGGCAATCAGGAGCTGCGGCGCGACAGCTTGAAGTGGCTGGGCGTCGCGCAAAATGAGCAGGGCCGCCCAGTCGAGGCGCTGGCGACCTTCATTCAGGTCAGGCACCTGAGTGCGGCGCTGGGCGACACCCAGGGCGAGATCACGGCGCTGAGTAATATCGCGGCCGCCTACAGCACCATGGGAGATCATCCCAACGCAATGGAGCACCACCTGCTGGCACTGGGCCTCAGCCGGCAAGAGGAGCTGCCGCTTATCGAACGGATCGCGCTCAGCAATCTCAGCGCGGCGTATAACGAAATGGAGCGCTACGACGACGCGCTGGAAGCCGCTGCGGCGTGCCTGAAGGTGCAGGTGGAGGACGACCCCGAGTTGGACGCCATGGCCTGCCAGAACGCGGGCGACGCTCACTTCGGCTTAAAGCAGTTCGCGCAGGCCAGAGCCATGTATCTGAAAGCCCGAGTCTTTTTCGAGCGCACCGGAAATCAGGTCGCCACCGCCGGTATCGCCGTGTCTCTGGGGCGGGTGGGGCAGCGGCAGGGAGCCGGGAACGAAGCGCGGCAACTGTTTGAACGCAGTTTAGAACTTCAGCAAAAGACTGGAGACAGGCGTGGGCAAACCGAAACGCTGCTGCATCTGGCCGAACTGCTGGGGACCTCGAATCAGCCAGAAGACGCCCTGAGCGCCCTGCACCGCGCACGAACCCTGGCTCAGCAGGGCCAGCTCCGCAACGAGCTGTGTAAAGTCGATCTGGCGCTGTCGGCGCTCTACCGGCAGACGGGCCAGTACCGTGAAGCATTCAATCACTTGGAAGGGCATCTCCAGCTCAACGGAGAGCTGTTCAGCGCGGCTTCGGATCAGCGCCTCCAGAGTTTGAGGGTGCAGTTCGGTCTGGAGCAAGCCGAGCGCGAACGGCAAGCAGCCCAGCGCCTGAACGCCGAGCTGAGTGAACTGAACGCCAAGCTAGAGGAAACCAACCATGACCTGCGGGCAGCTCAGGCCCAGAGTGCCGAACTCATGGCCCGCCTCGAGCAGCATGCCAATGAGGACGCGCTGACCGGGCTGCCAAACCGGCGGGCCTTCGACTTGGCGCTGGCCAGATTGTCGCCGGGACAACAGGTCAGCATCGTGCTGTGCGACATCGATCATTTCAAGGCGGTCAATGACCGCTTCTCGCATCTGGTCGGTGATGAGGTGCTGCGCCAAGTGGCCGGGCTGCTGCGGGGCCAGTTGCGACGGGGAGACCTGCTGGCCCGTTACGGCGGCGAGGAATTCGTGCTGGTCATGACCGACACCGGCCGCGCCGCGACTTTGGACATTGGTGAAGACCTGCGCCGAACCATCCAGAACCACGACTGGTCTACCGTGCGCCCTGAGCTCAGCCTAACTGTCAGTTTGGGCGCTGCCGTCGCCCGGCTGGACTCCACCACGTCGGTGCAGGACGTGATGCGGGCCGCCGACGCCGCGCTCTACGCCGCCAAAAATGCAGGCCGCAACCGCGTGGCCATTCGGCTGGCCTAA
- a CDS encoding tyrosine-type recombinase/integrase, producing the protein MKENTALAASMPYPHNWDTLARDKREKIVRKALKSEDVETLLSLTDHNLLMFGKGGAHTSPHTRRAYATGVRVYLAYALPLGWKRLTEYDTDLTIGYLRQLERAGVKPGTINSRRSAARALYRALRWAGVLQADPFGDTPRAQDNEDRWAKREAYSKEDIERLLGVAGPGERLLILLGAHGALRMSEMVALDWSHIDLEARTMRIFGKGRKLALVHLSGLLHEALSGVAVELRRGLVLPWCNPKSVRLALKHLCLMAEVKYEKRQVHGLRHSAATMLLSETHDIFVVARHMRHSSIATTEIYAKADPTRLVGALARFGEGPEAA; encoded by the coding sequence ATGAAAGAAAATACCGCATTGGCGGCGTCCATGCCTTATCCCCACAACTGGGACACGCTCGCCCGCGACAAACGGGAGAAGATCGTTCGCAAAGCACTGAAATCAGAGGACGTGGAGACGCTGCTGAGCCTCACGGACCACAATCTCCTGATGTTCGGGAAGGGTGGCGCTCACACCAGTCCGCACACCCGGCGGGCCTATGCAACCGGCGTGCGGGTCTACCTCGCCTACGCGCTGCCGCTGGGCTGGAAGCGCCTGACCGAGTACGACACCGACCTGACCATCGGGTACCTGCGCCAGCTGGAGCGGGCAGGCGTGAAGCCCGGCACCATCAACAGCCGCCGCAGTGCTGCCCGCGCTCTGTACAGGGCCTTGCGCTGGGCCGGGGTGCTCCAGGCTGACCCGTTCGGAGACACGCCCCGCGCTCAGGACAACGAGGACCGCTGGGCGAAACGGGAAGCGTACTCGAAGGAAGACATCGAGCGCTTGCTCGGAGTGGCCGGGCCGGGGGAACGCTTGCTGATCTTGCTGGGGGCGCACGGGGCGCTCCGCATGTCGGAGATGGTGGCGCTGGACTGGTCACACATCGACCTGGAGGCCCGCACCATGCGGATCTTCGGGAAGGGTCGGAAGTTGGCGTTGGTGCATCTGTCTGGCCTCCTGCACGAAGCGTTGAGCGGCGTGGCGGTTGAGTTGCGGCGCGGGCTGGTGCTGCCGTGGTGCAACCCGAAGTCGGTCAGACTGGCTCTGAAGCACCTGTGCCTGATGGCCGAGGTGAAGTACGAGAAGCGCCAGGTGCACGGCTTGAGGCACTCGGCGGCCACCATGCTGCTGAGCGAGACGCACGACATTTTCGTAGTGGCGAGGCACATGCGGCACTCCAGCATCGCCACTACGGAGATCTATGCAAAGGCCGACCCGACGCGGCTGGTGGGGGCGCTGGCTCGGTTCGGGGAGGGGCCGGAAGCGGCGTAA
- a CDS encoding SRPBCC domain-containing protein has translation MGGSFLFCRTPLLFEIGAAPERVWEVLTDAGRYPEWNPVIVRLEGELKAGKTIEFENRSGKSSMVFRPKVLTVTPDKELRWLGRLWVPGLFDGEHAFVLDEVRPGVTRLRHGERFRGLLVPFLHGWIRGSVREDFTRINAALKERAEQAT, from the coding sequence TTGGGCGGGTCTTTCTTGTTTTGTAGGACGCCCCTACTGTTTGAAATTGGTGCCGCGCCGGAGCGTGTCTGGGAAGTGTTGACCGACGCTGGCCGTTACCCGGAGTGGAATCCGGTGATCGTTCGTTTGGAGGGTGAGCTGAAGGCCGGTAAAACCATTGAATTCGAGAACCGTTCAGGCAAGTCCAGCATGGTCTTTCGGCCCAAAGTCTTGACTGTCACTCCAGACAAAGAGCTGCGCTGGCTGGGCCGCTTGTGGGTGCCAGGACTGTTTGACGGCGAACACGCCTTCGTACTTGACGAGGTCAGGCCGGGCGTGACCCGTCTTCGCCACGGCGAACGCTTCCGGGGGCTGCTGGTGCCCTTCCTGCACGGCTGGATCCGGGGCAGCGTCCGTGAAGACTTTACGCGCATCAACGCGGCGCTCAAGGAGCGGGCCGAACAAGCCACCTAA
- a CDS encoding glycoside hydrolase family 108 protein encodes MNGFNEAFEIVIGHEGGYGADPRDRGNWTDGAFGQKGGILKGTKYGVAAHAYPTLDIRNLTLEDARAIYKQNYWDRAACDHLPPPLALVVFDTAINSGVSRALGFLAQTKDWVRYLDLRLQFLQSLTSWKTFGKGWQRRVNTLRTQAQQWQEAAAKPTSPPIDVSFPPAIPPITVQPNHRVMLSERGAPFQDVSGSKVTIQNSKAVVINATGGDTWIRVD; translated from the coding sequence ATGAACGGATTCAACGAAGCCTTTGAAATTGTAATCGGCCACGAGGGTGGTTACGGTGCAGATCCGCGCGATCGGGGAAATTGGACTGACGGCGCGTTCGGTCAGAAGGGCGGCATTCTCAAAGGCACCAAGTATGGCGTGGCCGCCCACGCTTACCCGACGCTCGACATCCGCAATCTGACCCTGGAAGATGCTCGGGCGATTTACAAACAGAACTACTGGGATAGGGCCGCCTGCGATCACCTGCCCCCGCCGCTTGCCCTAGTTGTCTTTGACACGGCCATCAATAGCGGTGTTTCGCGTGCGCTGGGCTTTTTGGCACAGACAAAAGACTGGGTGCGTTATCTCGATCTCCGCTTGCAGTTTTTGCAGAGCTTGACCTCGTGGAAAACGTTTGGCAAGGGCTGGCAGCGGCGGGTGAACACGCTCAGAACACAGGCGCAGCAGTGGCAGGAGGCAGCAGCTAAGCCCACGTCACCGCCGATTGATGTCAGCTTCCCGCCCGCAATTCCTCCGATCACTGTCCAGCCGAATCACCGCGTCATGCTCTCCGAGCGCGGCGCACCGTTTCAAGACGTAAGCGGCTCGAAAGTCACCATTCAGAACTCGAAAGCGGTGGTCATCAATGCCACTGGGGGGGACACATGGATCAGAGTGGACTAA
- a CDS encoding acyltransferase family protein, whose protein sequence is MTEPTNLKAGSPRIYVLDVVRFLAALMVVLYHYTVRGAEFTGIVQPQLAPIAKYGYLGVDLFFVISGFVVLMSSLGRKPGQFFQSRFVRVVPMFLPACLITFAYIYFTHEPALAVSVRNLVLDMSLLGITPATVFLKISHVDGVYWTLVYETTFYILIWLALSTGLIKNIRPLLLWWLAITAAGAFFQLGMISKILSVFLLTQYASYFIAGGLFYLIWRERRAGAVDILALIGCWALSILFAVRRLDVLTAQNHMPMSPWAIGFVVTAIFALFVGISAHRIPDHRFRSWAWAGALTYPLYLLHQNIGYGLMNDLKASLPPTLVLLLVFVIVLGGSWLAHKYLERPLARVFKNWFGSIERKTPRIMPVGEPPQ, encoded by the coding sequence ATGACTGAACCTACAAATCTGAAGGCGGGATCACCAAGAATCTACGTTCTGGATGTTGTTCGATTTCTGGCCGCTCTGATGGTGGTTCTCTATCATTACACTGTCCGGGGTGCAGAGTTTACAGGCATTGTTCAGCCTCAACTTGCTCCCATCGCCAAGTATGGTTATCTCGGTGTAGATTTATTTTTCGTCATCAGTGGGTTCGTGGTGCTGATGTCCTCGCTTGGCCGGAAGCCAGGCCAGTTTTTTCAATCCCGCTTCGTGCGCGTGGTGCCTATGTTCCTTCCCGCCTGCCTTATCACATTCGCGTACATATATTTCACGCATGAACCTGCTCTTGCGGTCAGCGTCAGGAATCTGGTACTAGACATGTCTCTTTTGGGAATCACACCAGCTACAGTTTTCTTGAAGATCAGCCACGTTGACGGCGTGTATTGGACGCTGGTGTATGAAACTACCTTTTATATCCTGATCTGGCTGGCTCTTTCGACTGGGCTGATTAAAAACATTCGCCCGCTTTTGCTGTGGTGGTTGGCGATTACTGCTGCGGGAGCGTTTTTTCAGCTTGGGATGATCAGCAAGATTCTAAGTGTCTTTTTGCTCACCCAGTACGCTTCTTACTTCATTGCGGGCGGGCTTTTCTACCTGATCTGGCGGGAGAGGCGGGCGGGAGCGGTAGATATTTTGGCGCTAATCGGGTGCTGGGCACTTTCTATTCTGTTTGCTGTCCGCCGCTTAGATGTTCTCACCGCTCAGAATCATATGCCGATGTCACCGTGGGCTATTGGCTTCGTGGTGACGGCCATCTTCGCCCTCTTTGTCGGTATCAGCGCCCACCGCATCCCAGATCACCGCTTCCGTTCTTGGGCTTGGGCGGGGGCTTTGACCTATCCTCTCTACCTTCTCCATCAAAATATCGGGTATGGGCTGATGAACGATCTCAAGGCATCCTTGCCCCCGACGTTGGTTCTACTGCTCGTGTTCGTGATCGTCCTCGGCGGAAGCTGGCTGGCGCATAAATATTTAGAGCGCCCGCTGGCGCGAGTGTTCAAAAATTGGTTCGGGTCAATCGAACGTAAAACACCCAGAATTATGCCTGTTGGCGAACCGCCCCAATAA